One region of Dokdonia sp. 4H-3-7-5 genomic DNA includes:
- a CDS encoding tetratricopeptide repeat protein, which translates to MDFGQEGNSISLTRFESMLKTNDVIFFDAEEFEDIANHYIESGKIALARKAVKLGLDQHPTSSNLRLFKAELFIFENKFDKADAILTELHLLDPHNEEVYIQKANIYSKQDDHEKAIHLLEQAIDLTDDPADVYSLIGMEYLFLEDFQNAKLNFMKCLEVDDQDYSALYNVIYCFDFLEEHEGAIDYLNMFLDNNPYCEVAWHQIGKQYFGLKNYEKALSSYEFAIISDDRFVGAYLEKGKVLEKLGRYNEALENYQITLELEDPTSFALLRMGKCYDKLGSDELAIKHFERCVHEDPLLDNGWMAITDFYQKRLDYQKALFFINKAINIDSDNVLYWKRYATINHKLKFLEAAEEGYRRTLELGNYELETWLQRSDILVQLGEPDASITNLTQAMEFYPESAEIAFRLAGLNYSNGNDIQGRYFLINGLKIEPEFSIILGELFPYAASKKEVLELVQQYLG; encoded by the coding sequence ATGGATTTTGGACAAGAAGGAAATAGTATATCGCTTACGCGCTTTGAGTCTATGTTAAAGACTAATGACGTGATTTTCTTTGATGCTGAGGAATTTGAGGATATTGCTAATCATTATATTGAAAGTGGTAAGATTGCGCTTGCGCGAAAAGCTGTCAAGTTAGGACTAGACCAGCATCCTACATCTTCAAATTTGAGACTTTTTAAAGCCGAACTTTTTATTTTTGAAAATAAATTTGACAAAGCAGATGCTATCCTTACAGAGCTTCACTTGCTAGATCCTCATAACGAAGAAGTTTATATTCAAAAAGCAAATATTTACAGTAAGCAGGATGACCATGAGAAGGCCATCCACCTGCTTGAACAAGCAATAGATCTTACAGACGACCCTGCAGATGTGTATTCTCTTATAGGGATGGAATATTTATTTCTAGAAGACTTTCAGAATGCAAAGCTTAACTTCATGAAGTGCCTTGAGGTAGATGATCAAGATTATAGCGCGTTATATAATGTGATTTACTGTTTTGATTTTCTAGAGGAACACGAAGGAGCGATAGATTATTTAAATATGTTTTTAGATAATAATCCGTATTGTGAAGTAGCTTGGCATCAAATAGGGAAGCAATACTTCGGACTTAAAAATTACGAGAAAGCATTATCATCTTATGAGTTTGCAATCATTAGTGATGATCGTTTTGTAGGTGCTTATCTTGAAAAAGGAAAAGTGCTAGAAAAGCTAGGACGATACAATGAGGCGCTCGAAAATTATCAAATTACTTTAGAGCTAGAAGATCCTACCTCATTTGCGTTACTACGTATGGGTAAATGCTATGATAAGCTAGGAAGCGATGAGCTTGCAATTAAGCATTTTGAACGTTGTGTACACGAAGATCCATTACTAGATAATGGGTGGATGGCAATTACAGATTTTTATCAAAAGAGACTAGATTATCAGAAGGCTTTGTTTTTTATAAATAAAGCAATAAATATCGATAGTGATAATGTGTTATACTGGAAACGCTATGCTACCATAAATCATAAGCTTAAATTTCTAGAAGCAGCAGAGGAAGGATATCGTCGCACCTTAGAACTTGGTAATTATGAGCTTGAAACTTGGTTACAGAGAAGTGATATTCTTGTGCAATTAGGAGAGCCAGACGCCTCTATTACAAATCTTACGCAGGCAATGGAATTCTATCCTGAAAGTGCAGAGATTGCTTTTAGACTCGCAGGACTTAACTATAGCAATGGTAATGATATCCAAGGACGGTATTTTTTAATTAACGGTTTAAAGATAGAACCAGAATTCTCAATTATATTAGGCGAACTATTCCCTTATGCTGCAAGTAAAAAAGAAGTGCTTGAACTAGTACAGCAATACTTAGGTTAA